The genomic window ATCCACGAATCTTGGACGAATGGCGGGATGAGAAGGGTGAGCGGCGGCTGCGGAAGGGTGAGCGGGAGAGCCGTTTCATGGGCGCTTTACGTGCGGAAAACGACGGCTTGCGTATGGTGAAAAGCTCGTATATCATCCGGTCGCGGGCTCCTGTCCGGAGCCCCGCTTCCCCGCACTCACCTACCCTGGAGGCTCAGATGCTCAGCATGGATCTCTACGCGATGTACGGCGACGACCCGACACAGACGCCCCCCGGCACCGCGCCCGATCTGGTCACCACGCCTCCGCCCATCGACCCCAACTCGTGGCTCGGCGACCTGTATCACGGGATGCGGGACATGCTGAAGGGGCCGCTCTACCAGGAGCCCGTGTAGCCTTCCGGAACGGACTCACCCCCGGCGCGCCGTAGCGCCGGGGGTGAGGTGTGCATGGCCTGGAACGAAGCGGAGGTATCAGGTCAGGAAGGGCACGCGCTCCTGGAGCCGAGGGCGGTAGCGGCGGCTGCACACCAGCCGCGTGCCGTCCTTCAGGATGACCGACAGCTCGCCGTGGAAGAGCGGCTCCGCGGCGGCGATGCGGGACACGTTGGCGATGGTGGAGCGGTGGATGCGGACGAAGCGCGCCGGGTCCAGCAGCCTCTCCTCCATGTCGGCCAGCGTCTTGTGCAGCAGGCGCTGCTGCCCGCCCACGTGCAGCCGGGCGTAGTTGCCGTCGGCCTCGATCCAGTCGATCTCGTCCACCCCCAGGAAGCGGTACTGGTCGCCGACCTTGATGGCGATGGTCTGCGGATATTCCACGCGGGCGGGTGCCTGAAGGAAGTCCACCAGGGCACCCATGCGGGGGTCCACGGCGGCGCGGCCCCGCACGGCCG from Longimicrobiaceae bacterium includes these protein-coding regions:
- a CDS encoding LytTR family DNA-binding domain-containing protein, coding for MSETIRALVVDDDPLARKRIRALLEHEEDVALIGECADGAEAIPRIREERPDLVFLDVQMPQVDGFGVVEAIGAEHMPVVVFASAYVEFAVRAFEAYALDYLLKPFDEARFRAALQRARAAVRGRAAVDPRMGALVDFLQAPARVEYPQTIAIKVGDQYRFLGVDEIDWIEADGNYARLHVGGQQRLLHKTLADMEERLLDPARFVRIHRSTIANVSRIAAAEPLFHGELSVILKDGTRLVCSRRYRPRLQERVPFLT